The following proteins are co-located in the Gossypium hirsutum isolate 1008001.06 chromosome A02, Gossypium_hirsutum_v2.1, whole genome shotgun sequence genome:
- the LOC107942509 gene encoding 2-oxoglutarate-dependent dioxygenase 19-like translates to MAHSVGMLGQECFDLKNKAIAHLLDYSFIDEIPTIDYSGGRRSTEGYFRFQEERSEYLKKNSMDRIRWYLRSDAGENRENLKIVTHPEYHCPSKPDICKDAIGQYLKGMHEVELGLAKAISTILGHEETYIEKEFKLEAGFDMAILNLYPPSLQSKGSIGLAEHTDPGFFVSLIQNVNGGLQILSHKGNWITVHLPRNTIFIGIGDHLEILTNGKYKSHIHQVILNNNKVKRISMATLHGPSLDTFVAPTPEFIDESHPPNYRGMTYKKSLKFNGFDEIDVQSSLFQFRMSLSL, encoded by the exons ATGGCTCACTCGGTTGGGATGCTTGGTCAAGAATGCTTTGATTTGAAAAACAAGGCTATTGCTCATCTCCTTGATTATTCCTTCATTGATGAAATCCCCACAATTGATTACTCT GGTGGTAGAAGGAGCACTGAAGGGTATTTCAGATTTCAGGAGGAGAGGAGTGAGTACTTGAAGAAGAATTCCATGGATAGGATAAGGTGGTATTTAAGATCTGATGCTGGGGAAAACAGAGAAAATCTAAAGATAGTAACACACCCTGAATATCATTGCCCTAGCAAACCTGATATTTGCAA AGATGCCATTGGACAGTACTTGAAAGGGATGCATGAGGTTGAACTTGGTTTAGCTAAAGCAATCTCGACAATTTTGGGACATGAAGAAACCTACATCGAGAAGGAATTCAAGCTGGAGGCAGGATTCGACATGGCTATCTTGAATCTATATCCACCATCTTTACAATCCAAAGGTTCTATCGGTTTGGCGGAACATACGGACCCGGGCTTTTTTGTTTCCCTGATACAAAATGTTAACGGGGGACTTCAAATACTCTCTCATAAAGGAAATTGGATCACTGTTCACTTACCCCGAAACACCATTTTCATCGGTATTGGGGATCATCTTGAG ATATTAACCAATGGGAAGTACAAGAGTCATATACATCAAGTGATCCTAAATAACAACAAAGTGAAAAGAATCTCAATGGCGACACTTCATGGACCTTCATTGGACACATTTGTAGCTCCAACACCAGAGTTCATCGATGAGTCTCACCCACCAAACTACCGAGGGATGACCTACAAGAAATCCTTGAAGTTCAATGGTTTTGATGAAATCGATGTGCAGTCATCCCTTTTTCAGTTTCGAATGTCGCTATCTCTCTAA